From the genome of Deinococcus sp. AJ005, one region includes:
- a CDS encoding NADH-quinone oxidoreductase subunit M, translating into MFDPQWLPTIMIFLPLLGSLLILITPNRWRDEVAGFMAAVTLGLGMMIWYAGGSGLLSLNWIPSLGITYSVELSGVSLALAMVTAFMSFIAVLYAARRIPNPGTMLALILAMETGLLGIFAARDLILFYVFFEDALLPSLLMLAIYGKAHRMRALVKFAAYTLFGSLLMLVSIIGVRYLGGSPTFALVDLKQHLVTGPAQTWLYIGFLTAMAVKLPLWPLHAWLPDFHEQNHDSGIPDVMGTLYKVGGYGLFTFAIPLFPDASLELRPILMGLAAFTALYSAWIAFGQKDWKRLLAYAGLSHMGFVALGVFSLNETAVIGAMYLLAFQNLYTGALFLSVGMVQERIGSLDTRVGGLMTGAGALGGMTMALWFASIAVPGFAGFIGEFSVLLGAYQVSPWLAFVAGLTVIAAAAYALTAFQTTFWQSRPLGGVVVRDLVHTEWLILGLPLAVAIFFGVYSAPALNLMQPAVKSVLAALGGN; encoded by the coding sequence ATGTTTGATCCCCAATGGCTTCCCACCATCATGATTTTCCTGCCCCTCCTGGGCAGCCTGCTGATCTTGATCACGCCCAACCGCTGGCGCGACGAGGTGGCCGGGTTCATGGCTGCCGTCACCCTGGGCCTGGGCATGATGATCTGGTACGCGGGCGGCTCCGGGCTGCTGAGCCTGAACTGGATTCCTTCTCTCGGCATCACCTACAGCGTGGAACTGTCGGGCGTCAGTCTGGCGCTGGCGATGGTCACAGCGTTCATGTCGTTTATCGCCGTCCTATATGCGGCGCGGCGCATCCCCAATCCAGGAACGATGCTGGCGCTGATTCTGGCGATGGAAACGGGTCTGCTGGGCATCTTTGCCGCCCGTGACCTGATCCTGTTCTACGTCTTCTTTGAAGACGCGCTGCTGCCCTCGCTCCTGATGCTGGCGATTTACGGCAAGGCGCACCGGATGCGGGCACTGGTCAAGTTCGCCGCTTACACGCTGTTCGGCAGCCTGCTGATGCTCGTTTCAATCATCGGCGTGCGCTATCTGGGTGGTAGCCCGACATTCGCCCTGGTAGATCTCAAGCAGCATCTGGTGACAGGTCCGGCGCAGACGTGGCTCTACATCGGCTTCCTGACGGCGATGGCGGTCAAGCTGCCGCTGTGGCCGCTGCACGCGTGGCTGCCCGACTTTCACGAGCAGAACCACGACAGCGGGATTCCCGACGTGATGGGCACGCTGTACAAGGTGGGTGGCTACGGCCTGTTCACCTTCGCCATTCCGCTGTTCCCCGACGCCTCGCTGGAACTGCGCCCGATCCTGATGGGACTGGCCGCCTTCACGGCGCTGTATTCCGCCTGGATCGCCTTCGGGCAGAAGGACTGGAAACGCCTGCTGGCCTACGCGGGCCTCTCGCACATGGGCTTCGTGGCGCTGGGCGTGTTCAGTCTGAATGAAACCGCCGTGATCGGCGCGATGTACCTGCTGGCCTTCCAGAACCTGTACACCGGAGCGCTGTTCCTGAGCGTGGGCATGGTGCAGGAGCGCATCGGCAGCCTGGACACCCGCGTGGGCGGATTGATGACCGGGGCCGGAGCTTTGGGCGGCATGACGATGGCTCTGTGGTTCGCCTCCATTGCGGTGCCGGGCTTTGCCGGATTCATTGGTGAGTTTTCGGTGCTGCTGGGCGCGTATCAGGTGTCGCCGTGGCTGGCCTTCGTGGCGGGCCTGACTGTTATTGCCGCCGCCGCCTACGCCCTCACCGCCTTTCAGACCACCTTCTGGCAATCGCGTCCACTGGGTGGGGTGGTTGTACGTGACCTCGTGCATACCGAGTGGCTAATCCTGGGGCTGCCGCTGGCCGTCGCCATCTTCTTCGGCGTCTACAGCGCCCCGGCCCTGAACCTGATGCAACCCGCCGTGAAATCTGTTCTCGCTGCCCTGGGAGGCAACTGA
- a CDS encoding NADH-quinone oxidoreductase subunit N has translation MPQLVPPDVAFLPMLPILLVLAGALISTLLGFWVSRRTLTAINIVTVILSGASMMYLWNRGLTSFAGSLQADNAAVLLGLTILVGTLMTLLVSLDTAWRERVSFPEFDAMMMYAVTGCLLIVFSGDLIIMLIGLEIMSLAGYVLATFQGSRRAEESGLKYFLLGAVGSATLIYGIAFVYGATGSLNYAAIAAKVGSVSNLTPDNAGILVGGSLLLLAGFGFKIALVPFHQWTPDVYSGTSTTTFLFLSTVIKVAAFAGMLRVFGGALHDAPGWTSVLQVLTAATLIIGNTAALLQVNFKRMLAYSAVAHTGFLAMCLLGTPELGGAALGYYLLVYTLMTGAALAVLAALQRTEAGFEISDMRGLYYRHPGYAIALSVCLASLAGLPPFAGFFGKYLAFQAAFQNGYVWISVLAAITSVAALIYYLRPAMLMFMPDRTPAREYLHGQRFPTTFTVGLGVAGITVLGILPNVWYSWVANPAIWQFLAGR, from the coding sequence ATGCCTCAACTCGTCCCACCGGATGTCGCCTTTCTGCCCATGCTGCCCATTTTGCTGGTGCTGGCTGGCGCGCTCATCAGCACTTTGCTGGGTTTCTGGGTCAGCCGCCGCACGCTGACCGCTATCAACATTGTCACCGTGATCCTGTCCGGCGCGAGCATGATGTACCTGTGGAACCGGGGCCTGACTTCCTTTGCCGGAAGCTTGCAGGCCGACAACGCCGCCGTTCTGCTGGGCCTGACCATTCTGGTGGGCACCCTGATGACCCTGCTGGTGTCGCTGGATACCGCGTGGCGCGAGCGGGTGTCCTTTCCCGAATTCGACGCCATGATGATGTACGCCGTGACCGGCTGCCTGCTGATCGTCTTTTCCGGTGATCTGATCATCATGCTGATCGGGCTGGAGATCATGAGTCTGGCGGGCTATGTCCTCGCCACCTTCCAGGGTTCGCGCCGCGCCGAGGAATCGGGCCTGAAGTACTTCCTGCTGGGCGCGGTGGGCAGCGCCACCCTCATTTACGGCATTGCCTTCGTGTACGGCGCAACTGGCAGCCTCAACTACGCCGCCATTGCCGCCAAGGTGGGCAGCGTGAGCAACCTGACGCCCGACAACGCGGGCATTCTGGTGGGCGGCAGTCTGTTGCTGCTGGCGGGCTTCGGCTTCAAGATCGCCCTGGTTCCCTTTCACCAGTGGACGCCCGATGTGTACAGCGGCACGTCCACCACCACCTTCCTCTTCCTGAGTACCGTGATCAAGGTGGCCGCCTTCGCCGGAATGCTGCGCGTCTTTGGTGGCGCGCTGCACGATGCGCCCGGCTGGACCAGCGTCTTGCAGGTGCTGACGGCGGCCACGCTGATCATCGGGAACACGGCGGCGCTGCTCCAGGTCAATTTCAAGCGCATGCTGGCGTATTCCGCCGTGGCCCACACTGGTTTCCTGGCGATGTGCCTGCTGGGCACCCCCGAACTGGGCGGCGCGGCGCTGGGCTACTACCTGCTGGTCTACACCCTGATGACGGGCGCTGCCCTGGCCGTCCTGGCCGCCCTCCAGCGCACCGAGGCTGGATTTGAGATCAGTGACATGCGCGGGCTGTACTACCGCCATCCCGGCTACGCCATCGCGCTCTCGGTGTGTCTGGCGTCGCTGGCGGGTCTGCCCCCCTTCGCGGGATTCTTTGGCAAGTATCTGGCCTTCCAGGCTGCGTTCCAGAACGGCTACGTGTGGATCAGCGTGCTGGCCGCGATCACCAGTGTGGCCGCCCTGATCTATTACCTGCGTCCCGCCATGCTGATGTTCATGCCAGACCGCACCCCGGCGCGGGAATACCTGCACGGCCAGCGCTTCCCTACCACCTTTACCGTGGGGCTGGGCGTGGCGGGCATCACCGTGCTGGGCATCCTGCCGAACGTCTGGTATAGCTGGGTGGCCAATCCGGCGATCTGGCAGTTTTTAGCTGGGCGCTAG